From a single Stackebrandtia endophytica genomic region:
- a CDS encoding alkaline phosphatase family protein: MTPKVVVFGIDGVRLDTLSQANTPHLDAIAADGFLTKTRIRDVNPTISGPCWATIATGVHADEHGILGNDLTGHHLDEHPCFLHRASTAGFTSYAAAGWLPLLTPQQGGPIFRPDTQYTPPRPPDSKTGGDAESDQHTVTHAAAALSTEDIDIAFVYIGQVDEVGHASGTGTEYHKAVEGADACVGGIMDAILSRPTYDSETWTMLAVTDHGHRDGGGHGGNSDLERTAWIAGCGPGLTGDSADGLEHADIPRLALAPLGL, from the coding sequence GTGACACCCAAAGTCGTGGTATTCGGTATCGACGGCGTCCGACTGGACACCCTCAGTCAAGCCAACACCCCGCACCTGGACGCCATCGCCGCCGACGGCTTCCTCACCAAAACCCGCATCCGCGACGTCAACCCCACCATCTCCGGGCCATGCTGGGCCACCATCGCCACCGGAGTCCACGCCGACGAACACGGCATCCTCGGCAACGACCTGACCGGACACCACCTCGACGAACACCCCTGCTTCCTCCACCGCGCCTCAACCGCCGGTTTCACCAGCTACGCCGCCGCCGGATGGCTACCCCTGTTGACCCCACAACAAGGCGGCCCCATCTTCCGCCCCGACACCCAATACACGCCACCGCGTCCACCCGACAGCAAAACCGGCGGTGACGCCGAATCCGACCAACACACCGTCACCCACGCCGCAGCCGCACTGTCAACCGAAGACATCGACATCGCCTTCGTCTATATCGGACAAGTCGACGAAGTCGGGCATGCCAGCGGCACCGGCACCGAATACCACAAAGCCGTCGAAGGCGCCGACGCCTGCGTCGGCGGCATCATGGACGCCATCCTCTCCCGCCCGACCTACGACTCCGAAACCTGGACGATGCTCGCCGTCACCGACCACGGCCACCGCGACGGGGGAGGACACGGCGGCAACTCCGACCTCGAACGCACCGCCTGGATCGCCGGATGCGGTCCCGGCCTCACCGGCGACAGCGCCGACGGTCTCGAGCACGCCGACATTCCACGACTGGCACTGGCACCACTGGGCCTCTAG